Proteins co-encoded in one Populus trichocarpa isolate Nisqually-1 chromosome 10, P.trichocarpa_v4.1, whole genome shotgun sequence genomic window:
- the LOC18102477 gene encoding probable inorganic phosphate transporter 1-3 isoform X2, which translates to MAREQLVVLNALDVAKTQWYHFTAIVIAGMGFFTDAYDLFCISLVTKLLGRIYYTKPGAPKPGTLPPNVAAAVNGVALCGTLAGQLFFGWLGDKMGRKKVYGITLVLMVVCSLASGLSFGSSANGVMTTLCFFRFWLGFGIGGDYPLSATIMSEYANKKTRGAFIAAVFAMQGFGILAGGIVALIVSAAFDHAFKTPTYHENPAASLAPQADYIWRIILMFGAIPAGLTFYWRMKMPETARYTALVAKNAKQAASDMSKVLNVEIEVEEEKVQRMAQEPANSFGLFSKEFAKRHGLHLLGTTSTWFLLDIAFYSQNLFQKDIFSAINWIPPAATMNAIHEVFQIAKAQTLIALCSTVPGYWFTVALIDHLGRFFIQMMGFFFMTVFMFAIAIPYHHWTLKPNRIGFVVMYSLTFFFANFGPNATTFVVPAEIFPARLRSTCHGISAAAGKAGAIIGAFGFLYAAQNTDPKKTDAGYPPGIGVKWSLIVLGVINFIGMLFTLLVPESRGKSLEELSGENADENDGEKQAASPRTAPV; encoded by the coding sequence ATGGCAAGGGAACAATTGGTCGTCCTTAATGCACTCGATGTTGCAAAGACTCAATGGTACCATTTCACAGCAATCGTGATTGCCGGAATGGGATTTTTCACAGATGCCTATGATCTTTTCTGCATCTCCCTAGTTACCAAGTTGCTTGGCCGCATATACTACACCAAGCCAGGTGCACCAAAGCCAGGCACATTACCTCCTAATGTAGCAGCAGCTGTTAATGGTGTCGCCCTTTGTGGCACTTTAGCTGGTCAGCTATTCTTTGGTTGGCTTGGTGACAAAATGGGACGCAAGAAAGTCTATGGGATAACTCTGGTTCTCATGGTTGTTTGCTCTCTTGCATCTGGTTTATCCTTTGGAAGCTCTGCTAACGGAGTCATGACCACTCTTTGTTTCTTTAGGTTCTGGCTTGGTTTTGGCATTGGTGGCGATTATCCTTTGTCAGCCACTATCATGTCTGAATATGCAAACAAGAAGACTCGTGGAGCATTTATTGCAGCAGTGTTTGCAATGCAAGGATTTGGCATTTTGGCTGGTGGGATTGTGGCTCTTATTGTGTCAGCTGCATTTGATCATGCATTCAAGACCCCAACATACCATGAGAATCCGGCAGCCTCACTTGCTCCTCAAGCTGACTATATTTGGCGTATAATCTTGATGTTTGGTGCCATCCCTGCTGGGCTTACATTCTATTGGCGTATGAAAATGCCTGAAACCGCACGTTACACTGCACTCGTTGCCAAAAACGCAAAACAAGCAGCGTCAGATATGTCTAAGGTGTTGAACGTGGAAATTGAAGTAGAGGAAGAGAAAGTACAGAGGATGGCCCAAGAACCGGCCAATTCCTTTGGCTTGTTCTCGAAGGAATTTGCCAAGCGACATGGTCTTCATTTGCTAGGAACCACTTCCACATGGTTCTTGTTGGACATTGCATTCTACAGCCAAAATCTTTTCCAGAAGGATATCTTCTCTGCAATCAATTGGATTCCTCCAGCAGCAACCATGAATGCGATTCACGAGGTTTTTCAAATTGCAAAGGCTCAAACTCTTATAGCACTCTGCAGTACCGTGCCGGGATATTGGTTTACAGTGGCACTCATTGACCATTTGGGGAGGTTCTTTATCCAAATGATGGGTTTCTTCTTCATGACAGTTTTTATGTTTGCCATTGCTATCCCTTACCATCACTGGACCTTAAAGCCTAATAGAATTGGCTTTGTAGTCATGTACTCGTTGACCTTTTTCTTCGCCAATTTTGGACCCAACGCCACCACATTTGTTGTCCCAGCAGAGATTTTCCCTGCAAGGCTAAGATCAACTTGTCACGGTATATCAGCAGCAGCAGGAAAGGCAGGTGCTATAATAGGTGCATTCGGTTTCCTTTATGCTGCACAAAACACAGACCCGAAGAAGACTGACGCAGGTTACCCTCCTGGTATTGGAGTCAAATGGTCTCTTATTGTGCTCGGTGTTATTAACTTCATTGGAATGTTATTTACTCTATTGGTTCCCGAATCAAGGGGTAAATCACTTGAAGAGTTGTCAGGGGAGAACGCTGATGAAAATGATGGGGAGAAGCAGGCTGCTTCACCTAGGACGGCTCCAGTGTGA